The Euphorbia lathyris chromosome 4, ddEupLath1.1, whole genome shotgun sequence genomic interval ACCTAAACCTTGAATCTCATGGCTTGTTATGCCCATTCTTTGCAGGTTTGCTTCCATCCCTTTCTCCCTGTACCATAAAATACACAAGTTAATTGAATGTTGATCTTCAAAGTATAAATATAGAAAATGAAAAGAGAAAATGAGTACAGACATTGGATCACAATTCTTCATGATGTATCAGGTAAATGAATAACATAATCAATCTTTATATCATGACATTTTATAAAGAAATGCACCAAATAGATAAAGAAAAACATATAGGCATCATTTACAAGAAGGATATCTACTAAAAATACCATCCATAGTTTCTAGCAAATTTCATGCATAAAATGAAGCACCAAATCTGATGTCACTTACAATTGGCAGATAAATCTATAGAATAGAACCATACACATTCTATGGTTTAAAAGATATAATTCATAGATCATATTAGCACAAGTCATAAATCACAGCCTAAAGACTAAAATCAGTTACAGAGAATAGAGAGAGAAACCTCATATAACTGAACCACATTTGGATGCTTTATAAGCTTCATTGTTGCAATCTCTCGTTTTATCTGTAAAAGCAAGACCAAACAAATAAGAACCACATGCAATACATAAgatatattaataattataacaCATGAGATAAAATCATTAACAAATAGGAAAAAAACTAACCAAACCTGTTCAACCATCTTGTGTTTAAGAACCTTCTTTTTGTCAAGAATCTTCAGAGCCACAGGCTCTCCTGTCTCAGAGTTCCTTGCAAACTTCACCTTTGCAAATGTTCCCTCACCAATTGTTCTCCCAACTTCATATTTACCCACTCTATGCTTAATTTTAGGTTGACTCATGGCTGAAATTTCTTAATCTCACAGTTCTGAAAACTGCTAAATATTCTTCCTGAAATGCATATCAAATCATAAGTCCCACATCCAAAACAATATACTCGGTTCAATCTTAGCCAAATCTGGTCAATCTTAAACAATATACACGAGATTAAACATGAAGATTAGAATTAAACAGTATACTCAGTTCAATCTTGGCAAAATCTGGTCAATAATTTTTTGGGAATTTGAAATTAAGGCTTTTATTACGGGGATCTATGCATCATAGGGCCCCTGAACTTATAGACTGTCCCAGTTAGCACCCTGAACTTGTGTAAGGACCTATTGGccacctgaatttgtttaaagtgaactATTCCCCCCTCCCTCTCCCTCCCTCCCTCCCCAACTTGCTGATCTATTGGCACCATGAACTTGGTTAAGGTGGTACATAAATTTCACTTGGTTAGCCTTATTACAGACATGCAAGCACCCCGTTCACTTGAGCAATAGAGATTGAAATGAAGATACAGAGAAAACACGAGGACTTTAATGGAGATCAttctaaaagaaataatatACCCAAACGATCTACAGTTGCAACACAAATAGAAAACCAACATCTTTTGTTTTTCACAGATATAGCAATTCAATagaattctcaaaaaattcaacCTAATTGGCACTCTACAGCGACAAGCAACAGATCAAAGACACGGTATATTCAAAATGAGACAAGAATTCAATAAGAAAATTGACGAGGACAAGATACCAAATTAACATCTTGCATCATACCAACATTGACtgcaaaagaaagaaagaaaaaaaacaataaagatATAAGAACTACATTAACCTTAAGCTATTACGCTCACAAAATTGGAATTTGAAGCAGCTTTACAGTAAAAGAAGACAGTACCTGTAATACATAAAAAATGCAAACATATTCATGTAAACAGTAAACCAAACTGAAGTATGAATAAAAGACAAAGGGCCATTGAGCAAACCTTTCCAGGGGGATTCAGAGGAGGCTTTGACTCCATTTGAATTGAACTAGCGAACTTCTGGGAAGAACCAGAATCAATTTCATCAATGATTGATTTCATACCAATTGTTCCTGGACAAGTCACCAGTATTCCATGATTGATTTCCCCATACATGACAAGCTGAATTTACTAGCTAAGTTATGTGGTATACCCATGTAATCCTCACTCCCTGAAATCATTCCACAAACTATGAGCAAAAAATGTTAAGCACTAGAGAATATTGTATGAAACTCATGCCTTCTGTCCAATTAGTTCCAGCCCTGATGCAAAGTTCTCCAAGCGAGCTGAACCATATCTTTCTCGTTGTAGATATTCCTGTAACATATCCACAAATCTCAATCTACTGGATAGCAAAATATACAACCCTACAGAACACCACAAGTTTCCTTACCACTAAGTCAAACTGAGTGCCTTTGACAAAGGCAACAAGCTTGGAAAGTTCTTTCCCTGACATCAAATAGCTAGCATGGCTTTCTAATATGTTCTTCACGGAAGTAACATGAGCACTTTGCTCCTTGAATGAGGTGCTGCTACAAAGAAAAGCATCTTGTTGATATCGTTCCCAATTATAGAGTTAAGAAGATCTGAGAGATGCAAAGAATTATAAGAACAGCATAGAAACCTCTTATCCAATGATGTCTTCCTGTGACTAGAACGAAAGAGAAAATATCCCAAGAATCTTGGAGAAAGTCCAGAATCATTTGATGATTGCTCATATTCCTTTCCAGATCTCAATAAGAATCGCACCTAACAGTAGAGAAGCATAAGAAAAATATAACCAGGTCATGCTAGATCCAAATGTGATTTGTTAACGAAGCCAAGTGATGCCTTGTATTACCAGCTCCACAGCAAGCTCATATAAAGATTCATCAAGTGTTGCCTGCACATATATAGATCATACGCCAAAAATGAAACATACAAAAACTTAATGAAATCAACCACTTAGAAACCTTCGGTTCATTAGAAAGATAAGCTATAAAGTTTCTGCACAAGTAACGATTAAATTTGTGAAACTCCATATGCCAATCACCAACAGAAAAAATTCAATGTATACGAATCAAGGAACGGACTGTACAAATGAATACACAATTAACATATGGAGAAATCAACCAAcaataattataaacaaaacCCCAAATTCAATAAATTAAGGTTAGGGTTTTAAAAAAGTGTGGTCATACCACCAACATAGCTAAATGGAAAACGTATTAGAGGTCTAGGAACAAACCTCGGGCCCAAAGAGCTGCTCGAACTGCCTTCACTAGCTGGTACCATGGTCACGTTGAACATAAACCCAGAAGAAATTGATAGAGATGAGAGATGGAAGGCGAATGAACTTTACAGTGAAGATATCGATATTTTTAGGTTTTATGAGAGAGACAATGAAGAATGAAAGAGAAGAGAACAACCTaaagagagaaaagagaaaagggGTAAAATCGTATATTTGGAGTTTTGGGCGCGTCTTCAATTTTTGATACTTTTTGCTCCGCCCGCGAAAGTTagaaaattttagatttttgttTACTAGCAACAATGACAGTTCAATTTAATAAGTGTCATCAAATGGTTAAGTGACTTTTCAATCAAAATCGCGTTTCTTTACGATGACAGAAGACTATAATCGTAGCGTCATATGAGAATCGAGCGCGTTTTTAATTAAGCCTTCAGATGACAGAATtttaaaatactgtcacaaaaaaatatcagacgacacgaaaacaaatgtctgtcatgtatcttgtgtcatgtgaatgGAAAAATGGCATAGTGCGGCGTGCTGCAAAGTCCACATGCGGTGTGATTAATTCGACAAGATCAAAAACTCTAGTGAGATTTCACACGTGGTGTGACTATTATTCTGTTTCTTCGTTGATGTACTTGCTCACACCACATGTTATTGTTCGCACACGCCATGTGAACCCTGTTTCAAGTGTTCCTCCACTTTATTCACATTGATGCCCTCATCACTTTCCctctatatatgtatatatagctaATTCTTGATCAATTTTTCAAATTGGTATTCCAGTAAACACAAAGCTATATGTCGGTAACCAAATTCTTAACCGACAAAATAATCGgcataaaaaatatcaattcaTACCATGTGTATGGACCCAGTCTATGGTATTCTAGTAAAAAGTATAATGAATACGTGAAATGTGCATG includes:
- the LOC136226619 gene encoding uncharacterized protein isoform X2, translated to MQATLDESLYELAVELVRFLLRSGKEYEQSSNDSGLSPRFLGYFLFRSSHRKTSLDKSTSFKEQSAHVTSVKNILESHASYLMSGKELSKLVAFVKGTQFDLVEYLQRERYGSARLENFASGLELIGQKGVRITWVYHIT
- the LOC136226619 gene encoding uncharacterized protein isoform X3, with product MQATLDESLYELAVELVRFLLRSGKEYEQSSNDSGLSPRFLGYFLFRSSHRKTSLDKSTSFKEQSAHVTSVKNILESHASYLMSGKELSKLVAFVKGTQFDLVEYLQRERYGSARLENFASGLELIGQKA